In Cicer arietinum cultivar CDC Frontier isolate Library 1 chromosome 1, Cicar.CDCFrontier_v2.0, whole genome shotgun sequence, one DNA window encodes the following:
- the LOC113784343 gene encoding uncharacterized protein: MMVEEFYWRPYLGFQHEVSEEDRATWSACTYLLCYHIVEKHHTDRVTLQFGLHQQIPQPPEDMKSYHEVDMRRGIDDNWTWVWREEINHWNERHNYVLQGNIVQGVLCHSTEYMIWFRQHTKLFISVEQYLRDPRLQPPSYPRVQSTSQSTPQHQYTAGPSSSSPHIHVATEVPFYDPPPSQYYVPSVPEIPTPGYPTEDGLLYNLFGTQCTTPESAYAVFDSMYNQQSQNVMEPGGSGSNPSTAYIEENDQNDDEPEEPQLVQRARRVRRHRTCGIGGHLGGHH; encoded by the exons atgatggttgaggaa TTTTATTGGAGACCTTATCTCGGGTTCCAACATGAAGTTTCAGAAGAAGATAGGGCCACTTGGAGTGCATGTACTTATCTACTCTGTtatcatattgttgaaaaacatCATACAGATAGGGTCACACTCCAGTTTGGTTTACATCAACAAATACCACAACCACCAGAGGACATGAAATCGTATCACGAGGTCGACATGAGGCGTGGGATTGATGATAATTGGACTTGGGTTTGGAGGGAAGAAATAAACCATTGGAATGAGCGCCATAATTACGTGTTGCAAGGTAACATCGTACAAGGTGTTTTATGTCATAGCACAGaatatatgatttggtttagaCAACACACCAAATTGTTTATATCTGTAGAACAATATCTTCGTGATCCCCGTTTACAACCGCCGTCATATCCTCGTGTGCAATCGACCTCCCAATCAACCCCACAACACCAATACACAGCAGGACCGTCTTCATCATCACCTCATATACACGTCGCTACTGAAGTTCCATTTTATGATCCACCACCATCTCAGTATTACGTTCCGTCGGTGCCAGAAATACCAACACCCGGTTATCCGACAGAAGATGGGCttctctataatttgtttggaactcagtgcacaactcctgagtcggcATATGCTGTATTTGATTCAATGTATAATCAACAATCCCAAAATGTAATGGAACCAGGTGGCAGTGGTTCTAATCCATCTACAGCTtacattgaagaaaatgatcaaaatgacgaTGAACCGGAAGAACCGCAACTTGTTCAGAGAGCTAGACGAGTTCGGCGACATCGTACATGTGGGATTGGgggtcatttaggtggacatcattga
- the LOC101509761 gene encoding receptor-like protein 51 produces MTPPLLFTLFIFILFPTITTPSPSLPLPPTPSPTSPPSSSSSKPSSPSTSTSTLDPKQITALQSLNIPTSKDPCSQPSFHNATLCDSSKPFRHLISLTLSNCSSYLSLSFTALKSLSSLHTLTLFNCPVAPIHFPPQLITSLKSFTCINSLRKVSGVWLSQLQNLTDLTVSNVQVKASGPYVILSHMKNLNSITISHANLTGFLPGHIHSNLTHIDFSGNQLKGNIPFSITMLDSLESLNLSSNVLTGEIPSSIGDLISLKNLSLASNSFSGSIPDSISAVPGLVHLDLSSNQLNGSIPKFINQMKSLKYLNLANNNLHGVVPFNLTFIKRLEVFKVGGNSNLCYNHSVVSSKLKLGISPCDKHGMPLSPPPSKDSSADDSSDSDYDDSDDDSSSHKKDHHHGPNKFVLGVAIALSSIVFLIVFLIVCSKCCR; encoded by the coding sequence ACCATTACAACTCCATCTCCCTCTCTTCCTCTCCCACCAACTCCATCTCCTACCTCACctccatcatcatcatcctcaAAACCATCCTCACCTTCCACTTCCACCTCAACTCTAGACCCAAAACAAATCACAGCCTTACAATCCCTCAACATCCCCACCTCAAAAGACCCATGTTCTCAACCCTCCTTCCACAATGCCACACTCTGTGATTCTTCCAAACCCTTCCGCCACCTCATATCTCTAACCCTCTCCAACTGTTCCTCCTACCTTTCTCTCTCTTTCACAGCCCTCAAATCACTCTCATCTCTCCACACTCTCACCCTATTCAACTGCCCAGTTGCACCTATCCACTTCCCTCCTCAACTCATCACCTCTCTCAAATCATTCACTTGCATCAACAGCCTCCGCAAAGTCTCTGGTGTTTGGCTCTCTCAGCTTCAGAATCTCACCGATCTCACTGTCTCCAATGTTCAAGTCAAAGCTTCTGGTCCTTATGTCATTCTTAGTCACATGAAGAATCTCAACTCTATAACAATTTCACATGCTAATCTCACTGGTTTTTTACCTGGTCACATTCATTCCAACCTTACCCACATTGATTTTTCAGGTAATCAACTCAAAGGAAATATACCCTTTTCAATTACAATGCTTGATAGCCTTGAAAGTTTGAATCTTTCTTCAAATGTACTCACTGGTGAAATACCCTCTTCCATTGGTGACTTGATTTCTCTAAAAAATCTATCTTTGGCTTCAAATTCGTTTTCTGGGTCTATCCCAGATTCAATTTCTGCTGTTCCTGGTTTGGTTCATTTGGATCTGAGTTCAAATCAGCTCAATGGGTCTATTCCAAAGTTCATAAATCAAATGAAGAGTTTAAAGTACTTGAATCTAGCTAACAATAATCTTCATGGTGTTGTTCCTTTTAACCTTACTTTTATTAAGAGATTGGAAGTGTTTAAGGTTGGTGGGAATAGTAATTTGTGTTATAATCATTCGGTTGTGTCTTCAAAATTGAAACTTGGGATTTCTCCTTGTGATAAACATGGAATGCCTTTGTCTCCTCCACCTTCAAAGGATTCTTCTGCAGATGATAGCAGTGATTCGGATTATGATGACAGTGATGATGATAGTAGCAGCCACAAGAAGGATCATCATCATGGACCAAATAAGTTTGTTCTTGGTGTGGCAATAGCACTTTCTTCCATTGTTTTTctcattgtttttttaattgtatgCTCAAAATGCTGTCGTTGA